A portion of the Salarias fasciatus chromosome 15, fSalaFa1.1, whole genome shotgun sequence genome contains these proteins:
- the LOC115401942 gene encoding solute carrier family 23 member 1-like isoform X2, translating into MTLLNLPEMKCPDWSKNATLVKASFPEFTEMWQSRMRTLQGSIMVASLVQILVGFSGLIGFLMRFIGPLTIAPTVSLIGLSLYDTSGDKAGSHWGISAMTAVLIILFSQYLRSIPIPVPAYSKTKKLHRSKFFLFQKMPVLLGILLSWLICHLLTVSNILPSDNNQYGYEARTDVKGNVLSEASWFMIPYPGQWGMPSVSLAGVFGMIAGLICSMAESVGDYHSCARLSGACRPPKHAINRGIGIEGLGSLLAGAFGTGNGTTSFSENVAVLGITKVASRRVILMSGFFMILIGMLGKIGAIFSTIPNPVIGGLFMVMFGVIAAAGISSLRATDMYSSRNIFVFGFSLFSALVIPNWIMKNPEVLNTGVKEVDQVLQILFTTRMFIGGCFGCFLDNTIPGSKRERGLLDQEDDEDLKEKVYGLPFGLSSRLQSRPWVRYIPFCPSEDHSCPEKAEDTITSQRRLSKHSIVDETL; encoded by the exons ATGACCTTGTTGAACCTGCCAGAGATGAAATGTCCAGACTGGAGTAAGAATGCCACACTGGTCAAAGCCTCCTTTCCCGAATTCACTGAAATGTGGCAGTCCCGCATGAGAACA CTGCAGGGCTCTATCATGGTGGCTTCACTCGTTCAAATACTGGTTGGTTTCTCAGGCCTCATCGGTTTCCTCATGCGCTTCATTGGTCCTTTAACGATTGCTCCCACCGTGTCTCTTATTGGCCTGTCACTGTATGACACATCCGGAGACAAGGCCGGTAGCCACTGGGGTATCTCTGCAAT gaCCGCAGTGCTGATCATCCTGTTCTCTCAGTACCTTCGCTCCATACCAATCCCTGTTCCTGCATACAGCAAAACCAAGAAACTGCACAGATCTAAGTTTTTTCTCTTCCAAAAGATGCCT GTTCTGTTGGGCATTCTACTTTCATGGTTAATCTGCCACCTCCTCACCGTTTCCAACATTCTACCATCGGATAACAACCAGTATGGCTACGAGGCCCGCACTGATGTGAAGGGAAATGTCCTGAGCGAGGCCTCCTGGTTTATGATACCTTATCCGG GGCAGTGGGGGATGCCAAGTGTGAGCCTGGCCGGTGTGTTTGGCATGATAGCTGGACTAATATGCTCCATGGCAGAGTCTGTGGGAGACTACCACTCATGCGCTAGGCTGTCAGGAGCCTGTCGTCCCCCGAAGCATGCCATCAACCGAGGCATCGGCATTGAGGGGCTTGGCTCTCTGTTAGCCGGGGCCTTTGGCACAGGCAATGGCACCACTTCTTTTAGTGAGAATGTGGCAGTCCTGGGCATCACTAAA GTGGCCAGTCGTAGAGTGATTCTCATGAGTGGatttttcatgattttgatTGGGATGCTGGGCAAAATCGGAGCTATTTTCTCAACCATTCCAAACCCTGTAATTGGAGGACTGTTCATGGTCATGTTTGGTGTCATCGCTGCAGCTGGAATATCTTCTCTGCGG gCCACAGACATGTATTCTTCCcgaaacatttttgttttcggcttctctctgttttctgcacTTGTAATTCCAAACTGGATCATGAAGAATCCTGAAGTCCTCAACACAG GTGTCAAAGAGGTCGATCAAGTTTTGCAAATATTATTCACCACCCGGATGTTTATCGGAGGATGCTTTGGCTGTTTCCTGGATAACACAATTCCTG GGTCTAAACGTGAACGTGGCCTCCTCGACcaagaagatgatgaagatttaaaagaaaaggtgTATGGCCTGCCCTTTGGCTTATCTTCCCGTCTTCAGTCCCGGCCCTGGGTTCGTTATATCCCCTTCTGCCCATCTGAAGATCACAGTTGTCCGGAAAAGGCTGAAGACACCATCACATCACAGAGGCGATTGAGTAAACACAGCATAGTTGATGAAACGCTCTAA
- the gpcpd1 gene encoding glycerophosphocholine phosphodiesterase GPCPD1, which produces METSRVTLAVRGQTSPGEVIAVVGSCEALGSWSHQRAVTLHPLGDEGHTWTTTVTVPKGTVTKYRYFKGFFLDSKSAGGPCQVIVNMWETHHHPRTMSPTASQHNIDDGQFGIHDGVNCVDSGWLTCQTEIRLRLHYSKMSPVSITKKKFKKSRFRIKLTLEGIEEEEEDEDEHSPSSWHKMTTTLGISMISANGYKSRHSQPECGYALEPSRWTEYSIHTMDPDNLELTFDFFEEDLSEHVVQGDVHPGHAGTACLLSSSFLESGKDTGVVTLPIMGRNSRQTIGKVRVDYLVIRPIRGLQCDMSASFVRYWKKRSTLDVGHRGAGSTHTAKHHRVRENTIASFKSAAQHGAAFVEFDVHLSKDAVPIVYHDLTCCISTKKKKNDQTLELIEVPVKDLTFDQLQLLKLAHATAMTGSDHKDLLDDEDEIDEHQPFPSLSQIFHSVPEHVGFNIELKWICQLKDGSWDGNLSSYFNMNSFLDTVLSCVLQNGGKRKIVFSCFDPDICTMVRNKQNKYPILFLTQGISEKYPELMDIRCQTTQIAISFAQSENILGISAHTEELLNHLNYIGDAQAKGLVVFSWGDDNNEHENRKKLREQGIDGLIYDSICDDQAEEPNFFQVEEQHSLQEVITEETLKSSTCSCYSIPCAMAPCIASKARAGSAESDSGLSSS; this is translated from the exons ATGGAGACCTCTCGGGTGACTTTGGCAGTGAGGGGGCAAACCTCTCCAG GCGAGGTGATTGCTGTTGTTGGAAGCTGTGAAGCCCTGGGAAGCTGGAGCCACCAGAGAGCTGTGACCTTACATCCCCTTGGTGATGAAGG ACACACGTGGACCACAACAGTCACTGTGCCGAAAGGCACGGTTACCAAATATCGCTACTTCAAGGGTTTCTTTCTGGATTCAAAG AGTGCAGGTGGTCCCTGTCAAGTGATAGTCAATATGTGGGAGACCCATCATCACCCCCGCACGATGAGCCCCACAG CCTCACAGCACAATATTGACGATGGACAGTTTGGAATTCACG ATGGGGTGAACTGTGTTGACTCCGGGTGGCTGACCTGCCAGACGGAAATTCGCTTGCGGCTGCACTACTCCAAGATGTCTCCGGTTTCCATCACCAAGAAGAAATTCAAGAAGTCTCGCTTCAG GATCAAGTTGACTCTGGAAGGCatcgaagaggaggaagaggatgaagatgagcaCAGCCCCTCATCCTGGCATAAGATGACGACCACTCTGGGAATCAGTATGATCAGTGCCAACGGCTACAAGTCGCGCCACTCCCAACCCGAGTGCGGTTATGCCCTCGAGCCCTCGCGGTGGACCGAGTACAGTATCCACACCATGGATCCAGACAACCTGGAGCTCACCTTTGACTTCTTTGAG GAGGATCTGAGTGAGCATGTAGTGCAGGGAGATGTCCACCCAGGACACGCAGGCACAGCCTGCCTCCTGTCGTCCTCATTTTTAGAGAGCGGCAAAGACACAGGAGTCGTGACCCTTCCAATAATGGGGAGAAACTCCAGACAGACCATCGGGAAAGTAAGAG TGGATTACCTGGTAATCCGACCCATACGCGGGCTGCAGTGTGACATGAGCGCGTCGTTCGTGCGGTACTGGAAGAAGAGAAGCACTCTGGATGTGGGTCACAGGGGAGCTGGCAGCACACACACCGCAAA GCACCACCGAGTCAGGGAGAACACCATCGCCTCGTTCAAAAGTGCTGCTCAACAT GGCGCAGCCTTTGTCGAGTTTGACGTTCACCTCTCCAAGGACGCCGTTCCCATTGTTTATCATGATCTGACTTGCTGCATATCCACCAAGAAG AAGAAAAACGACCAGACTCTGGAACTGATCGAGGTGCCAGTGAAAGATCTGACAtttgatcagctgcagcttTTGAAG CTGGCCCACGCCACTGCCATGACAGGAAGCGATCACAAAG ACCTGCTGGACGATGAGGACGAAATAGACGAGCATCAGCCGTTCCCGTCGCTGTCGCAG ATCTTTCATTCTGTCCCCGAGCATGTCGGCTTCAACATCGAGCTCAAGTGGATCTGCCAGTTGAAG GATGGCTCATGGGATGGAAACCTGTCGTCCTACTTCAACATGAACAGCTTCCTCGACACCGTCCTGTCCTGTGTGCTGCAGAACGGCGGGAAGAGAAAGATCGTCTTCTCCTGTTTCGACCCGGATATCTGCACAAT GGTGCGTAACAAGCAGAACAAGTACCCCATCCTCTTCCTGACTCAGGGAATCTCAGAGAAGTACCCGGAGCTGATGGACATCCGCTGCCAAACCACCCAGATCGCCATCAGCTTCGCTCAGAGCGAAAATATTctg ggaATCAGCGCTCACACCGAGGAGCTGCTGAACCACCTGAACTACATCGGCGACGCCCAGGCCAAGGGCCTGGTGGTCTTCAGCTGGGGGGACGACAACAACGAACACGAGAACAGGAAGAAGCTGAGAGAGCAGGGCATCGACGGGCTCATCTATGACAG tATCTGCGATGACCAAGCAGAGGAGCCAAACTTCTTCCAGGTAGAGGAGCAGCACTCCCTGCAGGAGGTGATCACCGAGGAGACCCTGAagagctccacctgctcctgctACTCCATCCCGTGCGCCATGGCGCCCTGCATCGCCTCCAAGGCCCGCGCTGGGAGCGCCGAGTCTGACTCGGGCCTCAGCTCGTCCTAA
- the napbb gene encoding N-ethylmaleimide-sensitive factor attachment protein, beta b isoform X1, translated as MDNSGKEKEAIQLMADADKKVKSSGSFLGGMFGGGPHKVEEACEMYCRAANMFKMAKNWSAAGNAFCKAARLHMQLQNKHDCATSFIDAGNAYKKSDPNEAIKCLNAAIDIYTDMGRFTIAAKHHISIAEIYESELVDIEKAIAHYEQAADYYKGEESNSSANKCLLKVGAYCAQLEQYQKAIEIYEQVGANTMDNPLLKYSAKEYFFKASLCHFIVDELNAKIAVEKYEEMFPAFSDSRECKLLKKLLEAHEEQNSEAFTEAVKEFDSISRLDQWHTTLLLRIKKTIQGDEGDLK; from the exons ATGGACAACTCTGGGAAAGAGAAGGAAGCCATTCAGCTGATGGCCGACGCCGATAAGAAAGTGAAGTCGTCCGGCTCTTTCCTGGGAGGGATGTTTGGAGG AGGACCTCACAAAGTGGAAGAGGCGTGTGAGATGTACTGCAGAGCAGCCAACATGTTCAAGATGGCCAAGAACTGGAGCG ctGCTGGGAATGCTTTTTGCAAAGCTGCACGTCTACACAtgcagctgcaaaacaaacacgACTGCGCCACCAGCTTCATCGACGCAGGAAATGCTTACAAGAAGTCTGACCCTAATG AGGCAATCAAGTGTTTAAATGCTGCCATCGATATATACACAGACATG GGAAGATTCACCATCGCAGCCAAACATCACATCAGCATCGCAGAGATCTACGAGTCTGAGCTGGTCGACATCGAGAAG gCGATTGCGCATTATGAACAAGCGGCAGACTACTACAAAGGAGAAGAATCCAACAG TTCTGCCAACAAGTGTCTGCTGAAGGTGGGCGCTTACTGCGCTCAGTTGGAGCAGTACCAGAAAGCTATTGAGATCTACGAGCAG GTCGGCGCCAACACGATGGACAACCCACTGCTGAAATACAGCGCCAAAGAGTACTTCTTCAAGGCCTCCCTCTGCCATTTCATCGTCGATGAGCTCAACGCCAAG ATCGCCGTTGAAAAATACGAGGAGATGTTTCCGGCGTTCTCAGACTCCAGAGAATGCAAGCTGCTGAAG aaacttCTGGAGGCTCATGAGGAACAGAACAGCGAGGCCTTCACAGAAGCA gtgaAGGAGTTTGACTCCATCTCACGCCTGGACCAGTGGCACACAACCCTCCTGCTGCGCATCAAAAAGACCATCCAGGGCGATGAAGGGGACCTGaaataa
- the napbb gene encoding N-ethylmaleimide-sensitive factor attachment protein, beta b isoform X2 — protein sequence MLFAKLHVYTCSCKTNTTAPPASSTQEMLTRSLTLMGRFTIAAKHHISIAEIYESELVDIEKAIAHYEQAADYYKGEESNSSANKCLLKVGAYCAQLEQYQKAIEIYEQVGANTMDNPLLKYSAKEYFFKASLCHFIVDELNAKIAVEKYEEMFPAFSDSRECKLLKKLLEAHEEQNSEAFTEAVKEFDSISRLDQWHTTLLLRIKKTIQGDEGDLK from the exons ATGCTTTTTGCAAAGCTGCACGTCTACACAtgcagctgcaaaacaaacacgACTGCGCCACCAGCTTCATCGACGCAGGAAATGCTTACAAGAAGTCTGACCCTAATG GGAAGATTCACCATCGCAGCCAAACATCACATCAGCATCGCAGAGATCTACGAGTCTGAGCTGGTCGACATCGAGAAG gCGATTGCGCATTATGAACAAGCGGCAGACTACTACAAAGGAGAAGAATCCAACAG TTCTGCCAACAAGTGTCTGCTGAAGGTGGGCGCTTACTGCGCTCAGTTGGAGCAGTACCAGAAAGCTATTGAGATCTACGAGCAG GTCGGCGCCAACACGATGGACAACCCACTGCTGAAATACAGCGCCAAAGAGTACTTCTTCAAGGCCTCCCTCTGCCATTTCATCGTCGATGAGCTCAACGCCAAG ATCGCCGTTGAAAAATACGAGGAGATGTTTCCGGCGTTCTCAGACTCCAGAGAATGCAAGCTGCTGAAG aaacttCTGGAGGCTCATGAGGAACAGAACAGCGAGGCCTTCACAGAAGCA gtgaAGGAGTTTGACTCCATCTCACGCCTGGACCAGTGGCACACAACCCTCCTGCTGCGCATCAAAAAGACCATCCAGGGCGATGAAGGGGACCTGaaataa